From the genome of Erythrobacter litoralis, one region includes:
- a CDS encoding error-prone DNA polymerase encodes MPEAPLTPEKRRLEVDPDLIETPPRAPFVELGLVSCFSFLRGASDAVDLVLTARSLGYDAIGIADANSFAGIVRIHTEAKTLKLRPVIGTRIETVEGLAFLAYPRDRAAYGRLCRLISAGRMSTLEGEWQDKGVCEIDCAMLADHAEGSELILIPPHDLGEHFTVPAWASNVVALDGSEFSGTVRGALPDLLPHLARGLPTMRHIAASYLHRGDDIARIDRLDALARANGLGLLATNEVHYHAPERRPLQDVMTALRHKTTVAEAGHLLHANAERHLKSPQEMARLFERWPHAISAAREVADKCTFSLEELRYEYPEEIYPDGMAPQEYLEIETWAGAERRYPEGVPDSVTDTLERELALIAKLDLARYFLTIKDIVDFARGVDPPILCQGRGSAANSAVCYCLGITSVDPAKHQLLFDRFISEERKEPPDIDVDFEHERREEVIQYIYQRYGRHRAGLCATVIHYRPRMAIREVGKAMGLSEDVTGALARTVWGGWGREIDEKHAAETGLDISDPHLKRVLKLTEQMIGMPRHLSQHVGGFILTESALTETVPIGNGAMPDRSFIEWDKDDIEALGILKVDVLALGMLTCIRKCLDLLEDHHDRSLTLATVPREDPETYAMLRKGDSLGVFQVESRAQMNMLPRLRPREFYDLVIQVAIVRPGPIQGDMVHPYLKRRRGAEAVTIPAPSPQHGPPDELSSILERTLGVPIFQEQAMKIALDAAKFSSAEANRLRKAMATFRSRGMVDELQDMMVERMVTRGYDREFAERCFNQIRGFGEYGFPESHAASFAHLVYVSSWLKCHFPAAFACALLNSQPMGFYAPAQIVRDAREHGVEVLPADVNLSQWDCTLEEIGEAREARGGRLDRHIALRLGLRQIDGLPEHVAAQLIAEREERGAYRDVASLRERARIGPAHVERLASADAFTSLDLTRRQALWDARSLVAAPDLPLFRAAEEREEGAERAKVALPQMPLSEEVVADYQTTRLSLKAHPMAFLRPALADRGFVRACDLRDRKFRSMVQVAGVVLIRQRPGSAKGVCFITLEDETGVINLVVWPDLKEKQRRVVMGARLMEVRGRVEYDDEVIHVIAHHMTDATHELYRLSDDMLNAPVARADHVNAPLTGRKNPASRADTENEAIRPRDLIDQLPNTRGHPRNARIIPKSRDFH; translated from the coding sequence GTGCCCGAGGCCCCGCTCACGCCCGAAAAACGCCGGCTCGAGGTCGATCCCGACCTTATCGAGACCCCGCCGCGCGCACCCTTCGTCGAACTGGGGCTGGTCTCCTGCTTCAGCTTCCTGCGCGGCGCGTCGGACGCGGTCGACCTCGTCCTGACCGCGCGCTCCCTCGGTTACGATGCCATCGGGATCGCCGATGCCAACAGCTTTGCGGGCATCGTGCGCATCCACACCGAGGCGAAGACGCTGAAACTGCGCCCGGTCATCGGCACGCGGATCGAGACAGTCGAGGGCCTCGCCTTCCTTGCCTACCCCCGGGACCGCGCCGCCTATGGCCGGCTGTGCCGCCTCATCAGCGCGGGCCGCATGAGCACGCTCGAAGGCGAATGGCAGGACAAGGGCGTGTGCGAGATCGACTGCGCGATGCTCGCCGACCATGCCGAGGGCAGCGAGCTCATCCTGATCCCGCCCCATGACCTTGGCGAACACTTCACCGTTCCCGCCTGGGCGAGCAATGTCGTCGCGCTCGACGGGAGCGAGTTCTCTGGCACGGTCCGGGGCGCGCTGCCCGATCTCCTGCCGCATCTCGCGCGCGGCCTGCCCACGATGCGCCACATCGCGGCGAGCTATCTCCATCGCGGCGACGACATCGCCCGGATCGACCGGCTCGACGCGCTCGCGCGGGCGAACGGGCTTGGCCTGCTCGCGACGAACGAAGTGCATTACCACGCGCCCGAACGCCGCCCGCTGCAGGACGTGATGACTGCCCTGCGCCACAAGACCACCGTCGCCGAGGCCGGGCACCTGCTCCACGCCAATGCCGAGCGCCACCTGAAATCCCCGCAGGAGATGGCCCGCCTGTTCGAGCGCTGGCCGCACGCCATATCTGCCGCGCGCGAGGTGGCGGATAAATGCACCTTCAGCCTCGAGGAACTGCGCTACGAATACCCGGAAGAGATCTATCCTGATGGTATGGCCCCGCAGGAATATCTCGAGATCGAGACCTGGGCGGGGGCGGAGCGGCGATATCCGGAGGGCGTGCCCGACAGTGTCACCGACACGCTCGAACGCGAACTGGCGCTGATCGCCAAGCTCGATCTTGCGCGCTATTTCCTCACGATCAAGGACATCGTGGATTTCGCGCGCGGCGTCGATCCGCCGATCCTGTGCCAGGGGCGCGGCTCTGCGGCGAACTCTGCCGTTTGCTACTGTCTCGGCATCACCAGCGTCGATCCGGCGAAGCACCAGCTCCTGTTCGACCGCTTCATTTCCGAGGAACGCAAGGAGCCGCCCGACATCGACGTCGATTTCGAGCACGAGCGGCGCGAGGAGGTGATCCAGTACATCTACCAGCGCTATGGCCGCCACCGCGCGGGGCTGTGCGCCACGGTCATCCACTACCGCCCGCGCATGGCGATCCGCGAGGTCGGCAAGGCGATGGGCCTGTCGGAGGACGTGACCGGCGCGCTGGCGCGGACCGTGTGGGGCGGGTGGGGCCGCGAGATCGACGAGAAGCACGCCGCCGAGACCGGGCTCGACATAAGCGACCCGCATCTCAAACGCGTGCTGAAACTCACCGAGCAGATGATCGGGATGCCGCGCCACCTCTCGCAGCATGTCGGCGGCTTCATCCTGACCGAGAGCGCGCTGACCGAGACGGTGCCGATCGGCAATGGCGCGATGCCCGATCGCAGCTTCATCGAATGGGACAAGGACGATATCGAGGCGCTCGGCATCCTCAAGGTCGACGTGCTGGCATTGGGCATGCTGACCTGCATCCGCAAATGCCTCGACCTGCTGGAGGACCACCACGACCGCAGCCTGACGCTCGCCACGGTCCCGCGCGAGGACCCAGAGACCTATGCGATGCTGCGCAAGGGGGATTCGCTGGGCGTGTTCCAGGTCGAAAGCCGGGCGCAGATGAACATGCTCCCCCGGCTGCGCCCGCGCGAATTCTACGATCTCGTGATCCAGGTCGCGATCGTGCGCCCGGGTCCGATCCAGGGCGACATGGTCCATCCCTACCTGAAACGCCGCCGCGGGGCGGAAGCCGTGACGATCCCGGCGCCTTCGCCGCAGCACGGGCCACCCGACGAGCTTTCGAGCATCCTCGAGCGCACATTGGGCGTGCCGATCTTCCAGGAACAGGCGATGAAGATCGCATTGGACGCCGCGAAATTCTCCAGCGCCGAGGCCAACCGGCTGAGGAAGGCGATGGCGACCTTCCGCAGCCGCGGCATGGTGGACGAACTGCAGGACATGATGGTCGAACGCATGGTGACGCGCGGCTATGACCGCGAATTCGCCGAGCGGTGCTTCAACCAGATCCGCGGCTTCGGCGAATACGGCTTTCCCGAAAGCCACGCGGCGAGCTTCGCGCATCTCGTTTACGTGTCGAGCTGGCTGAAATGCCATTTCCCCGCCGCCTTCGCCTGCGCCCTGCTCAATTCGCAGCCGATGGGCTTCTACGCGCCCGCGCAGATCGTGCGCGATGCGCGGGAACACGGGGTCGAGGTGCTGCCGGCGGACGTGAACCTGTCGCAGTGGGACTGCACGCTGGAGGAAATCGGGGAAGCACGCGAGGCGAGGGGAGGGCGCCTCGACCGCCACATCGCCCTGCGCCTCGGCCTGCGCCAGATCGACGGCCTGCCCGAACACGTCGCGGCACAGCTCATCGCCGAGCGCGAGGAGCGCGGCGCCTATCGCGACGTGGCGAGCCTGCGCGAGCGCGCCCGGATCGGTCCTGCCCATGTCGAGCGGCTTGCGAGCGCGGATGCCTTCACCTCGCTCGATCTCACGCGCAGGCAGGCGCTGTGGGATGCGCGCAGCCTCGTCGCCGCGCCCGACCTGCCGCTGTTCCGCGCCGCCGAAGAGCGCGAGGAGGGGGCGGAGAGGGCGAAGGTCGCGCTGCCGCAGATGCCTTTGTCGGAAGAGGTGGTGGCCGATTACCAGACCACCCGCCTTTCGCTGAAGGCGCATCCGATGGCCTTCCTGCGCCCCGCTCTCGCCGATCGCGGCTTCGTGCGCGCCTGCGACCTCAGGGACCGCAAGTTCCGGTCAATGGTGCAGGTTGCGGGCGTCGTCCTGATCCGCCAACGGCCGGGCAGCGCCAAGGGCGTGTGCTTCATCACGCTGGAGGACGAGACCGGCGTCATCAACCTTGTCGTGTGGCCGGACCTGAAGGAGAAACAGCGCCGCGTCGTCATGGGCGCGCGGTTGATGGAAGTGCGCGGGCGAGTCGAATATGACGACGAGGTGATCCATGTCATCGCCCACCACATGACCGACGCGACGCATGAACTCTACCGCCTGTCGGACGACATGCTGAACGCGCCCGTCGCGCGCGCCGACCACGTGAACGCACCACTCACGGGCCGCAAGAATCCCGCGAGCCGGGCCGATACCGAAAATGAGGCGATCCGCCCGCGCGACCTCATCGACCAGCTGCCGAACACGCGCGGCCATCCGCGCAATGCCCGGATCATTCCCAAGTCGCGCGACTTTCATTGA
- a CDS encoding UdgX family uracil-DNA binding protein (This protein belongs to the uracil DNA glycosylase superfamily, members of which act in excision repair of DNA. However, it belongs more specifically to UdgX branch, whose founding member was found to bind uracil in DNA (where it does not belong), without cleaving it, appears to promote DNA repair by a pathway involving RecA, rather than base excision.), with the protein MQNVSLGAHYVVNLPEPDDFAFWRERARGLIQCDVPPDRVSWVEPGGTGDLFAAEGPSRGERRLPVSPEYAREVRASKRFLQLARKAALHSDPARFGLLYRMLWRLQSNPRAMEDKADADVRRIEELDKAVRRDAHKMHAFVRFRVVEAEGGAEHYVAWFEPDHHIVRAEAGFFMRRFANMNWSILTPRGCIHWDGETMRESGPARRGDAPGGDPVEELWRSYYASIFNPARLKVGAMLSEMPRKYWKNLPEAALIPDLIAGAQAREAQMVETGGKDMGDKPGTLDAVGEAIARCRACPIGELENRAVMGEGPRTAPLMIVGEQPGDQEDVKGRPFVGPAGQLLDEYLERAGIDRGEAYVTNAVKHFKYVPRGKRRLHQSPAAKEIDTCRWWLEAERDLVKPRVILALGASAARGLLGRTVSISKVRGEPMPLEGGAELWVTAHPSYLLRLDGDAREKQAALFAADLAAVKERLAELGA; encoded by the coding sequence ATGCAAAATGTGTCTTTGGGAGCGCATTACGTCGTCAACCTGCCCGAGCCCGACGATTTCGCCTTCTGGCGCGAACGGGCGCGGGGGCTGATCCAGTGCGACGTGCCGCCCGACCGGGTCAGCTGGGTGGAGCCGGGCGGAACGGGCGACCTGTTCGCCGCCGAAGGCCCCTCCCGTGGCGAGCGCCGCCTGCCCGTCTCGCCAGAGTACGCGCGCGAGGTGCGCGCCAGCAAGCGTTTCCTCCAGCTCGCGCGCAAGGCCGCGCTCCATTCCGATCCGGCGCGTTTCGGCCTCCTCTACCGGATGCTCTGGCGGCTCCAGTCCAACCCCCGCGCGATGGAGGACAAGGCCGACGCGGACGTGCGCCGGATCGAGGAACTCGACAAGGCGGTGCGGCGCGACGCGCACAAGATGCACGCCTTCGTCCGTTTCCGCGTCGTGGAGGCCGAAGGCGGCGCCGAACACTACGTCGCCTGGTTCGAGCCCGATCACCACATCGTGCGCGCCGAGGCGGGCTTCTTCATGCGCCGCTTCGCCAACATGAACTGGTCGATCCTGACGCCGAGGGGCTGCATCCACTGGGACGGCGAAACCATGCGCGAAAGCGGCCCGGCGCGGCGCGGCGATGCGCCGGGCGGCGACCCGGTCGAGGAACTGTGGCGCTCCTATTACGCTTCCATATTCAATCCCGCGCGATTGAAGGTCGGGGCGATGCTCTCCGAAATGCCGCGCAAGTACTGGAAGAACCTGCCAGAGGCGGCGCTGATCCCCGATCTCATCGCCGGCGCGCAGGCGAGGGAAGCGCAGATGGTCGAGACCGGCGGCAAGGACATGGGCGACAAGCCCGGAACGCTGGACGCCGTGGGCGAGGCGATCGCCCGCTGCCGCGCCTGCCCCATCGGCGAACTCGAAAACCGCGCCGTGATGGGCGAAGGCCCGCGCACCGCTCCGCTGATGATCGTCGGCGAACAGCCGGGCGACCAGGAGGATGTGAAGGGCCGGCCTTTCGTCGGGCCGGCGGGGCAATTGCTCGACGAATATCTGGAGCGTGCCGGGATCGACCGGGGCGAGGCCTACGTGACCAATGCGGTCAAGCATTTCAAATATGTCCCCCGGGGCAAGCGCCGCCTGCATCAGTCTCCGGCGGCCAAGGAGATCGACACCTGCCGCTGGTGGCTTGAGGCGGAGCGCGATCTCGTCAAGCCGCGCGTGATCCTCGCGCTGGGGGCGAGCGCGGCGCGCGGGCTGCTCGGCAGGACGGTGAGCATCTCGAAAGTTCGCGGCGAACCAATGCCGCTCGAGGGCGGGGCGGAGCTGTGGGTGACGGCGCATCCCTCCTACCTGCTGCGCCTCGACGGGGACGCGCGCGAGAAACAGGCGGCGCTGTTCGCCGCCGACCTTGCCGCGGTGAAGGAGCGGCTCGCGGAACTCGGGGCCTAG
- a CDS encoding putative DNA modification/repair radical SAM protein — MAQQLSLRQKLEILADAAKYDASCASSGTAKKNSVGGKGVGSTEGMGICHAYAPDGRCISLLKILLTNHCIFDCHYCINRKSSNVARARFTPQEVADLTLSFYRRNYIEGLFLSSGIVKSANHTMDQLIEAARILREEHDFRGYIHLKTIPEADAELIHEAGLYADRVSINVELPTDSGLTRLAPDKNARQIEGAMDRTKSRILQAKDERKRFRHAPRFAPAGQSTQMIVGADGASDVDIMGRASALYGNFGLRRVYYSAFSPIPDASAVLPLKRPPLIREHRLYQSDWLMRFYGYAPGEVAQAAEADGNLPLDIDPKLAWALKFRERFPVDVNRASREELLRVPGLGTKAVAKILAARRHRTLRLDDLARLTQSIAKVRPFLVAADWRPTRLTDRADLRSLLAPRQEQLELF; from the coding sequence ATGGCCCAGCAGCTTTCGCTCAGACAGAAACTCGAAATCCTCGCCGACGCGGCCAAGTACGATGCGTCCTGCGCCTCGTCCGGCACGGCGAAGAAGAATTCGGTCGGCGGGAAAGGCGTCGGCTCGACCGAGGGAATGGGGATATGCCACGCCTATGCCCCCGATGGCCGCTGCATCTCGCTATTGAAGATCCTGCTGACCAATCACTGCATCTTCGACTGTCATTACTGCATCAACCGCAAGAGCTCGAACGTAGCCCGCGCGCGCTTCACCCCGCAGGAGGTCGCCGACCTCACGCTGTCGTTCTACAGGCGCAATTACATCGAGGGGCTGTTCCTCTCCTCCGGCATCGTGAAAAGCGCGAACCACACGATGGACCAGCTGATCGAGGCCGCGCGCATCCTGCGTGAGGAGCACGATTTTCGCGGCTACATCCATCTCAAGACCATTCCCGAAGCCGATGCCGAACTGATCCATGAGGCAGGGCTTTACGCCGACCGTGTCTCGATCAATGTCGAACTGCCCACCGACAGCGGCCTCACCCGGCTCGCGCCGGACAAGAACGCCCGCCAGATCGAAGGCGCGATGGACCGCACGAAGTCGCGCATCCTCCAGGCGAAGGACGAGCGGAAACGCTTTCGCCACGCGCCGCGTTTTGCGCCGGCGGGGCAATCGACCCAGATGATCGTCGGCGCGGACGGGGCGAGCGATGTCGACATCATGGGCCGGGCGAGCGCGCTTTACGGCAATTTCGGCCTGCGCCGGGTCTATTACAGCGCCTTCTCGCCGATCCCCGATGCCTCCGCCGTGCTGCCGTTGAAGCGCCCGCCGCTGATCCGCGAACACCGGCTCTACCAGTCGGACTGGCTGATGCGCTTTTACGGCTATGCACCCGGCGAGGTCGCGCAGGCGGCGGAGGCGGATGGGAACCTCCCGCTCGACATCGACCCCAAGCTCGCCTGGGCATTGAAATTCCGCGAGCGTTTCCCGGTCGATGTCAACCGCGCCAGCCGCGAGGAATTGCTGCGCGTGCCGGGGCTGGGGACGAAGGCGGTGGCGAAGATCCTCGCCGCGCGGCGACATCGCACCTTGCGCCTGGACGATCTTGCGCGACTGACCCAGTCCATCGCCAAGGTGCGGCCGTTCCTCGTCGCGGCCGACTGGCGGCCGACGCGGCTCACCGACCGGGCGGACCTGCGCAGCCTGCTCGCGCCCCGGCAGGAACAGCTGGAGCTGTTCTGA
- a CDS encoding PilZ domain-containing protein → MHSIPRSTERRPLSLVVRGRVRSRPVYVDLLDISEGGCKIRGGLGFASIGDRVVMKVGGINAPLGVVAWVEGKEAGVAFEGEMHSAVLDYLCKMQGASDAHEDDDARRRL, encoded by the coding sequence ATGCATTCGATCCCTCGCTCCACCGAGCGCCGACCGCTCAGCCTCGTCGTTCGCGGCCGCGTGCGTTCGCGCCCGGTCTATGTCGACCTGCTCGACATTTCCGAAGGCGGCTGCAAGATTCGCGGCGGTCTCGGCTTTGCCAGCATCGGTGACCGGGTGGTGATGAAGGTCGGCGGGATCAACGCCCCGCTCGGCGTCGTCGCCTGGGTCGAGGGCAAGGAAGCGGGCGTCGCCTTCGAAGGCGAAATGCACAGCGCGGTGCTCGATTACCTGTGCAAGATGCAGGGCGCATCGGACGCGCATGAGGATGACGACGCCCGGCGCCGTCTCTGA
- a CDS encoding DUF6504 family protein: protein MLALWCARLSVDRWRLGLGPEHACAPGEGADAEPTALITETAHGPRIAAVNHAGRAAGVAVGTMLADARTVCPEVRTAPADPAGDLAFLEKLALWARRWGPWSALDAPDGVLVDVTAVAHLFGGEARLLADVETACTTRGLAVRSAIAPTAGAAWALAHYGPVRSIARPEDDLLARLAELPVAALRLDDDVLTVLRRLGLKRLGELAGVAGSGADGESEAASRDAIQRRFRNRKSPAANPLIRLDQLLGRVPEPLLPVAARAMPLVQRRLVEPIRHRDLLDRVLADLAQDMARELEGRGEGARRLEIGLWRVDGEVIVRRLELAAATRDPDHVIRLFGRKLDDVDAGFGVETVRLTASWTEPLALEQGDIEQSAQQRGTSLAACIDRLTVRLGAEAVRRPVPRASHLPERATGWQGPLEPVPPAQGLLEFHQRPLKLLDRPERIAVLYASPDGFPQRFRWRGQVREVARVEGPERIAPEWWRERSSARLRDYYRIEDDAGRRYWIYRHGIAGDGRGKDREGHAPDWFLQGLCT from the coding sequence ATCCTCGCCCTTTGGTGCGCGCGACTTTCGGTCGATCGCTGGCGGCTCGGGCTCGGGCCTGAACACGCCTGCGCCCCGGGCGAGGGTGCTGATGCCGAACCCACCGCGCTGATCACCGAGACCGCGCATGGCCCGCGCATCGCCGCGGTCAACCATGCGGGCCGCGCGGCCGGAGTGGCGGTGGGCACGATGCTTGCCGATGCGCGGACCGTCTGCCCCGAGGTGCGCACCGCCCCGGCGGACCCGGCGGGCGACCTCGCCTTCCTCGAAAAGCTCGCCCTGTGGGCGCGGCGCTGGGGGCCGTGGAGCGCGCTTGATGCGCCCGACGGCGTGCTGGTCGACGTGACCGCGGTCGCGCACCTGTTCGGCGGGGAGGCAAGGCTGCTCGCCGATGTCGAGACGGCCTGCACCACGCGCGGCCTTGCAGTGCGCAGCGCCATCGCGCCGACAGCGGGGGCGGCCTGGGCGCTCGCCCATTACGGGCCTGTGCGCAGCATCGCCCGCCCCGAGGACGACCTCCTCGCCCGGCTCGCCGAGCTGCCGGTGGCGGCATTGCGGCTCGACGACGACGTGCTGACCGTGCTGCGCCGGCTCGGCCTCAAGCGCCTCGGCGAGCTTGCGGGGGTGGCGGGCAGCGGTGCCGATGGTGAGAGCGAAGCCGCCTCGCGCGATGCGATCCAGCGCCGTTTCCGCAATCGCAAATCGCCCGCCGCCAATCCGCTCATCCGGCTCGACCAGCTGCTCGGCCGCGTGCCCGAACCGCTCCTGCCGGTCGCGGCGCGCGCCATGCCGCTCGTCCAGCGCCGCCTTGTCGAGCCGATCCGCCACCGCGACCTGCTCGACCGGGTGCTTGCCGATCTGGCGCAGGACATGGCGCGTGAGCTCGAAGGGCGGGGCGAGGGTGCGCGGCGGCTCGAGATCGGGCTGTGGCGGGTCGATGGCGAGGTGATCGTGCGCCGGCTCGAACTCGCCGCCGCGACGCGCGATCCCGATCATGTCATCCGCCTGTTCGGCCGGAAACTCGACGATGTCGATGCGGGCTTCGGGGTCGAGACCGTGCGCCTCACCGCCAGCTGGACCGAACCGCTCGCGCTCGAACAGGGCGATATCGAACAATCGGCGCAGCAGCGCGGCACCTCGCTCGCGGCCTGCATCGACCGGCTGACCGTGCGGCTCGGGGCGGAGGCGGTGCGTCGCCCGGTCCCCCGCGCGAGCCACCTGCCCGAACGCGCGACAGGCTGGCAGGGACCGCTTGAACCCGTCCCTCCCGCTCAGGGTCTGCTCGAATTCCACCAGCGGCCTTTGAAGCTGCTCGATCGTCCTGAGCGGATCGCGGTGCTCTATGCCTCGCCCGACGGCTTTCCCCAGCGATTTCGCTGGCGTGGGCAAGTGCGCGAGGTCGCCCGGGTCGAGGGGCCGGAGCGGATCGCTCCCGAATGGTGGCGCGAACGTTCGAGCGCGCGGCTGCGCGATTATTACCGGATCGAGGACGATGCCGGGCGGCGATACTGGATCTACCGCCACGGCATCGCCGGGGACGGGCGCGGCAAGGACCGCGAAGGACACGCGCCCGACTGGTTTTTGCAGGGCCTGTGCACCTGA
- a CDS encoding recA-like protein — MTKHASSLGASALQTFPVPSRPRGGGAALRLSASDLVTLAPGRDGRWRPGLAEQPLHSEIFASAGDASGAGLALALARDALASAAATPDPLAEPHDLRHVLWVQDARAIERGGRPYLHGLPRDMRERLVHVAARAPEDALFALEEGLRCRDFACVIGEIAGNPRALDFTASRRLSLTAEKHGVALWLVRLDAQADLSSARMRWRVAAAPSARPRWNADAPGAPAWAAELFRARSHIPGQWTLRDDDGRLRADRPARPETAANQNARDAGSRAAPPDPRPLVRATFGRSLAARARA, encoded by the coding sequence ATGACGAAACACGCATCCTCCCTCGGCGCGAGCGCGCTCCAGACCTTTCCCGTCCCCTCCCGCCCGCGCGGGGGAGGGGCGGCCTTGCGCCTTTCGGCGAGCGATCTTGTGACGCTCGCTCCCGGGCGCGACGGGCGCTGGCGGCCGGGCCTTGCCGAGCAGCCGCTCCATAGCGAGATTTTCGCGAGCGCCGGTGATGCGAGCGGGGCGGGGCTGGCCCTCGCGCTCGCCCGCGATGCGCTGGCCTCGGCGGCTGCCACGCCCGATCCGCTCGCAGAGCCGCATGATCTGCGCCACGTCCTGTGGGTGCAGGACGCGCGCGCGATCGAGCGGGGCGGGCGGCCCTACCTTCACGGCCTGCCGCGTGACATGCGGGAAAGGCTTGTTCACGTCGCCGCGCGCGCGCCCGAAGATGCGCTGTTTGCGCTGGAAGAGGGATTGCGCTGCCGCGATTTCGCCTGCGTGATCGGAGAAATCGCGGGCAATCCGCGCGCGCTCGATTTCACCGCCTCGCGCCGGCTAAGCCTGACCGCGGAAAAGCATGGCGTGGCGCTGTGGCTCGTCCGGCTCGATGCGCAGGCGGACCTGTCTTCGGCCCGGATGCGCTGGCGGGTCGCGGCTGCCCCTTCGGCGCGTCCGCGCTGGAACGCCGATGCGCCCGGCGCGCCTGCCTGGGCCGCCGAGCTGTTCCGCGCGCGCTCCCACATTCCCGGACAATGGACACTTCGCGATGACGACGGACGCCTCCGCGCCGACCGGCCCGCCCGCCCCGAAACCGCCGCCAACCAGAACGCCCGGGACGCCGGGTCACGCGCCGCCCCGCCGGATCCTCGCCCTTTGGTGCGCGCGACTTTCGGTCGATCGCTGGCGGCTCGGGCTCGGGCCTGA
- a CDS encoding sodium-dependent transporter: protein MVASTGSTEREGWSSRSAFILAAIGAAVGLGNVWRFPTLAGENGGGAFVLFYVGCVFLLGLPLVLAEIFIGRTGQDDAVGSIRKVAQRSGASGSWSGFGVIGVLAAFLILSFYSVVAGWVLYYVGVMGGDFLGAVFSGEPFRGALAGESREMIQGRMGNLFADPMLLLTMHLVFMGATLFIVARGIGSGIEAAATILMPMFFVLLVGITVYGAFVGEMGGAIAFLFTPDFGKLTPQAMNEALGQALFSLSLGVAGLITYGSYIKGPAPLGPTAVTIAIADTSVALIAGLMIFPIVLAVGLDPAAGPTLVFQTLPFAFQTMPGGALIGLLFFILILVAAITSSISLLEVPVAWGIGEMGWSRRTSSLVFGGGAFVIGVACLLGYNVWSDVRPLGFWPLFADTDILDTVDGFTGKVMLPLVAFFTAVFVGWKADRRLVEEMTGLSGFWLSVWRALIAWLCPLAVGVILVTGLFPQVLGS from the coding sequence ATGGTAGCATCCACCGGTTCGACCGAACGCGAGGGCTGGTCCTCGCGCAGCGCATTCATTCTCGCCGCGATCGGCGCGGCCGTCGGGCTGGGCAATGTCTGGCGCTTTCCCACCCTTGCGGGCGAGAACGGGGGCGGCGCTTTCGTCCTGTTCTATGTCGGCTGCGTCTTCCTTCTCGGCCTGCCGCTGGTGCTGGCCGAGATATTCATCGGGCGCACCGGTCAGGACGATGCGGTCGGCTCGATCCGCAAGGTGGCGCAGCGTTCCGGCGCTTCCGGCAGTTGGTCGGGCTTCGGCGTGATCGGCGTGCTCGCAGCTTTCCTGATCCTGTCCTTCTATTCGGTCGTCGCGGGCTGGGTGCTGTATTACGTCGGCGTGATGGGCGGGGATTTCCTCGGCGCGGTGTTTTCTGGCGAGCCGTTTCGCGGCGCGCTTGCCGGGGAGAGCCGGGAGATGATCCAGGGCCGAATGGGCAATCTGTTCGCCGATCCGATGCTGCTTCTCACCATGCATCTCGTCTTCATGGGCGCCACGTTGTTCATCGTCGCGCGCGGGATCGGCTCGGGGATCGAGGCGGCCGCCACCATCCTCATGCCGATGTTCTTCGTGCTGCTGGTCGGGATCACGGTCTACGGCGCCTTCGTCGGCGAGATGGGCGGGGCGATCGCGTTCCTGTTCACGCCCGATTTCGGCAAGCTCACCCCGCAGGCGATGAACGAGGCGCTTGGGCAGGCGCTGTTCTCGCTCTCGCTGGGCGTCGCGGGCCTCATCACCTATGGCTCCTACATCAAGGGGCCAGCGCCGCTCGGCCCGACCGCCGTCACCATCGCGATCGCCGATACCAGCGTCGCGCTGATCGCGGGGCTGATGATCTTCCCGATCGTGCTGGCTGTCGGGCTCGATCCGGCGGCGGGGCCGACGCTGGTGTTCCAGACGCTCCCCTTCGCCTTCCAGACGATGCCGGGCGGCGCGTTGATCGGGCTTCTTTTCTTCATCCTGATTCTCGTCGCGGCGATCACGAGCTCGATCTCGCTGCTCGAAGTGCCGGTCGCATGGGGCATCGGCGAGATGGGGTGGAGCCGGCGGACCTCGTCGCTCGTCTTTGGCGGCGGGGCGTTCGTGATCGGGGTGGCGTGCCTGCTCGGTTACAATGTCTGGTCCGATGTGCGCCCGCTCGGCTTCTGGCCGCTGTTCGCGGACACCGACATCCTCGACACGGTCGACGGGTTCACCGGCAAGGTCATGCTGCCGCTCGTCGCCTTCTTCACCGCGGTTTTCGTCGGCTGGAAGGCGGACCGGCGGCTGGTCGAGGAAATGACCGGGCTGTCCGGTTTCTGGCTGTCGGTCTGGCGCGCACTGATCGCGTGGCTGTGCCCGCTGGCGGTGGGCGTGATTCTCGTCACCGGGCTGTTTCCGCAGGTGCTCGGCAGCTGA